DNA from Biomphalaria glabrata chromosome 14, xgBioGlab47.1, whole genome shotgun sequence:
CTCTCCACTGTGTGACTAGTGTATGGGTCGGGAGCCCTAGTTCGCCCTTTTAATGGCGTTCCAGGGCACGTCGCGCTCTCTCCTCTGGCTGAGAGGAGCCACGTTGGACAAGATTTCTGCAGCGGAAGTTGGGCTCGTTCTTTAGGTGCCGCAAATGAACCTGAGAGCTTGGACCTGTACACGGTCGAGTGATTCAAGGGCCGTCTTGCTTGCGTACATCAGCACGGGCAGGCTGGACTCAATTTGCGATCTGACAGTCCCTGTGTACAGTGTGCAGAGCATGTCAGCTcgggcaccccactttgtgttGGCTAGATTTCTGAGTAActctaacttctccgaggcttttcgttcaacatcctggatgtgcaaGTGCATTGAGAGCTTTCTGTCTAGGGTGATGCCTAGGTATTTTGGCGTATTTTCgcgttggagtcgcagcccaccgagttggagCTCGAATGGGGCCCCAAGAATGTCGATTTCCAGGCttaacagggaccaggtcgttttggcaacgttgaTTCGTATCTGCCATTTGGAACAATACGAGGAGTTGGTATGGAGGTCGGCTTGTAGTGCTGCCTGCATTTGGTCAGCTTTCTTACCGTTTGACTAGAGAACAATATCATCCGCATATAGCAGTTTACGAGACCGCagtgagctgggcaaatcattaagaTAGGCCACGAAAAGTATGCACGAGAGGGCGGATCCTTGAGGTGAGGTAACCCTTGGATTTTGGATGTTTTCCTCACTTAGAGAGTACTGGAACCGGGTTCGTGTTTTCCTCTCAGAAACTGTTTAACCCAGTTATCGGTCCGCCCTCGCACACCCATGGCTATAAGCTTAAGCTAGAGGCCTGGCTTCCACACCAGGTCATAAGCCTGTTTTaggtataaaaatatttaaacaatatttGCTTTCGGAACTTTGGAATCCATCGGCCACCTCCTGCATGATAACTGTGGCCTGGTCGATCGGGCTCAatcctgccctaaagccagcATGCTCTGGCGCTAAgataccggcactctcaaagcTCCACACGAGTCGCTCGCTGACCATCCGTTCTGCTATCGTACCGATAGTGGAGGTCAGGGATatgggtctgtaggactccacgCTATTCGCGTCTTTGCCCTTTTTAAGTATGGGAACAATGGTTGCACAGCGCCAGGtcgctctgtccagctcagcacgGCAGAAGGGCGCATTGCACGTGTCCAAGTCTTCTGATCCATCCGACTCCCTCTCTAGTCTTTTAAGCTCCTTGTTGAGGGCTATAGACGTTGCTGTCTTGTTTTCGGACTTGCTTATTGAAGCGAAATGTTTATTAAGCAAACCGGCCATTTTTCTATCTTTAGACACTCGATCCCCACTGGGTGTGAATAATGGGGTGGCTGTACGCGCCGAATCTTTGGCCTCAAGATTGCGAAGAAGACGCCAGGCTTTGGAAGTATCCCGAAGATCCAGCCCGGCAATACCAGATTAACCAGAAGGGTCGAGTGATGTtttgtccggttctagaagaccagtagggaccctatgtAAGAGCGAGTGTATCAAGTGACTTACCTCGCAACTTTACAAGTACGAGTCGAAGTCGGAGTAAAGAACCAGTCTAGTGTGAAGTCGGTCCGGAACAGAGAATCGAGTGCGTATAGGAAGAGGTGGAGAGTTAATACAGCGTTACAGATTTGATACGTCGAAGTGTGAAGCTTTTGTGCGGTTGGTATTacgttgttgccaattgtacagtatcggctgtgatttattggacattaaactattacgctaTTTTGGAgctctgagttgtcaagttctttaagttggtggtgtcatgcagtgcagtttgcagagactGAATAGGAAGAAACGTTTCAGTATAATTCGTTTTGCTCTTGAAGTGTATTATGTATATAAGACAAATGgtttcaaatttaataaagaTTACAGCCTTTAAGAATGCTTTGCACGTTCCTTCAGTAATGCATGAACTAGGAAGTACTTACCTTAGATAGAAGTTTTTCTAGATTTTCTCCCATAAAATAAacgtctttctttctttctgcaTCCATTCTCTGTAACTTGTCTTccatttttcttacatttttcatCTCTCTGTCATTCCACTTCTCTTCGTGTCGTCTGAGCCTATTCTCTACATCTGTCATTATGACACTGTCGCGTTcacatctctcttctgtctcttttttctctttttctatctctctttcatttttctgaagACGTTCCATGATTTTGTCCGATTCTTTGGATTTTTCTTGAAGACATTTTTTCACAACGTTCAAGTTATCTTCATTGGTTACCATCGCCTTACTCAGCTCATTGACTTGATTCTCTGTAACCATAAGTTTGACGTCTAGAGTTTGGTGCTTTTGTTCaagatttttaaagtttatcaCTGTCTCGTATTTTATATGTCCAAGTTCCTCTCTTAAAGTAACCAGTTGTGAGTCCAGCTCAGGTAAATGTGTTTCTATGACTTCTAGTTTCACTTTTGTCTTGTTAATGCTATCATCTGTTTCAATAGTTAATATCCTGCTGTCCAAGTGTTCCAATTGAACTTTCCATTCCTCCATTGCTTCAAGCTTAGATTTCAAACCACCTATTTCATTCATGATCTGAGGAATTAGCG
Protein-coding regions in this window:
- the LOC106073216 gene encoding filamin A-interacting protein 1-like isoform X4, which encodes MYNTSSFSPQSALDSTVIASGFNADKVLTSIKYYMDNIESQVRSSSSKIDVLTALIPQIMNEIGGLKSKLEAMEEWKVQLEHLDSRILTIETDDSINKTKVKLEVIETHLPELDSQLVTLREELGHIKYETVINFKNLEQKHQTLDVKLMVTENQVNELSKAMVTNEDNLNVVKKCLQEKSKESDKIMERLQKNEREIEKEKKETEERCERDSVIMTDVENRLRRHEEKWNDREMKNVRKMEDKLQRMDAERKKDVYFMGENLEKLLSKLDDMKTNVNNMSTKVDIVEKRQKRPVGFSAKLSLSFTTPTKKTVMRDFTDIVTNRGDHFQPLTGEFTAPIEGLYVVALMHRQWQDGEIWLVVLHASLFGGSGSKEKAVCETRTDISRTSSNSVSVIWMNAGDKLWVNVRNVKGTDIWIDAPSSFSCFLIG